The region cacacacacacatatatatatatataaactatatcaATCTAATTAATCAAACAGATAATTTCTTACAGTCAAGGCTGAACTGGGAATAATGGAGACCGAAAGCAGAGGGGTCAGTGGTGGACAGCGGCGGGCGCCTCGCTTCTTTGACATAGAGATGCAGCACGTGAGCCACTAGATCAGCCACAGTCCACTCTGTGGATGACATAACCAGCAATGTTGCCAGGCTCCCCTGACACGTTACGTTTAACAGCACCTTCGCCGGCACCCTCTGTCCCCAACTACCGCGGTTACTGTAATTTGGGTTTCTTGGGCCGCCATCTTCGCTCAGCTTTGTCGTAGTCCTAGCTCCAGAGAAAAGGTCAGGCTGGGTCTTTGGCCTCCGGGATAGACGTGGTTTTGGTGAGGCACCCGAAGTTCTTCCATGGAATGAAGCTGATCTTTGTGCTGGTGGTTGCTGCTTTATCTCATCATGCCCCCACTGTGAGCCTCTGACCGTTCTATCTTCTTTAGATTGCGGCGAAGGAGACATGAGACCAAATCAGCCCTTTCTCGGATGGCCGGAGATCACCGGGTTAATTAGCATACCTGCATGATTGCCAGGAATTAAAGCTGGCGGTGGTCACAATCACGTAGAACAACAATAGCCAAGTTGCCCGGTGGGGGCAAAACACAGCCCGTGGTCTGCTAGATTTATGGATAGGAACTGAGACCAAGGCGTGCTTATCGTTAGCTGCAAATAATCACCGAATGTTATTTGAAGCCAACCgatccaatccaatccaatccaagCCAATCTGTCTACGACTCTACGGCTCTACCGCTACGAGACTAGGAGGAGGTGAAAACTGAAAAGTTAAAGACGGCAGCGTCCATTTCTTCGGGATAAAAGAAAGTTCATTCTACAAGTAACAAGGTGACGCATTTTGTCTGTGACTGTGGCCCTGTGGGAGAATGAATACCCGCGCTTGCTCCACTGATAATCGCACAGTTTGCTCACTTGTTGTCACACCGTGCGCATCTTGAACCGCGACAccgtttctttatttttattattattattattattctaatttCTCTTCTTCCTGCGTAGCTTCTGACATCAGCTAACCTGGCCCACACAAACATGCTTTGGATGCCTAACAAACAGCCTCAAATAagtgaacattttttttaaaaaaaaaaattaagagaatctTGCATTGCTCCATGTCAACGTGAACAACATGAAATAGAAAATCGAGAGAGGCTCTTCgatctttttaataaaattattatgatttatcactttattaaaaaatcaataaaatcggGATAGGTTGAAACTCACTCGAGCGGGTTGGAACTCACATTCACCTCTTTTGCCAAAATATAGGCAGCTAGATTAGCTATACTCCTAGCAAAGCTAACTTTAACATCATTAACCAAAGGTAATAATTCCATAGAGTGTCCAAGGATTAACACCAACATAGATCCGAGTGGGAGATCCTTCCTTACTAATCCTTTAGCAACAATATGAGAATCTATTTCACCGTCCACGAGAACAAAGCCAAGTCTCTTCAACTATTGCAAGCTAGGGATTCAGCTATTGTGAACTCGTGTACATGGAAGAGTAgatattattgtatttattaagGAACTTTTTAATATCTTTATTGTGTGTGAGCTATTGTATGAAATGTGTCCGTCAAAGAGCATGTCTGTGTGAGTTGTTATTTCAAACGCATTCTCACCTCACGGGCTCACGTGAAGggcataatattatttataagttaatttctctaataaaaatatgaactttcatCATTCCATATACATTACATGATAGATTCATATTAGTGAAATTAAACACACTTGAACCAAATAGCTTTGGCTGTTAAATAGGCTATTAGTTCTCTCTCCTTTATGATTATTACATGTGTTTGTCAAAATTGAAGAATGGTTGGTAGCCTTTTGCGTGCATTGAACGCATCTCTTGCTGTAGAGAAAAAGCCCCCTGCAGGGTAGGGACATGGGAGTCAGACTAACCGCAGCCGGTGGATTTCTTTGGACAGTGCAACTGCAACGCAATAAAAAAGATGTACAGTCAGCCTATCAAGGAAAAAACATAAAGACTAGACTGACTAGTAGACTTGGTAGCATTCATTCATGAGCAAATGGATTGAAATTGAATGGAGAGGGGTTGGGTTGACTAGAGACAAACCAGAATGTTGGCATCGAGGATGGGCCCATACAGCCCATCCTTCTTGTGGGCTGGTTCACTTGGCAACTCATGTGGCCCATAACTAGTGGGCGGTTGGGCTGCCGAGCATACAAACATATTGGGTTGTCCGATTATTGATTGGATTGtgagtttgtgtgtgtgtgactgGGCGGGATCGAGATGGGTGGAGTCCTCCtccatttataattataaatcattTATCGGGCCCAAGAAAAACCTCACGCTGCGACAGTGGCACCTTATCTTCTATCGCTCCTGCCATTTCCGGGATAATGGCGGCCGACGACGCCAACCAGCCTCAGCCAGGGGAACAACAGCAACCACAGCAGGAAGAAGAGGAACAACAAAAGGGTGGAGAAGAAGTGAATGAGGATGCTGAGGAGGATGAGCTTCCGTcgtcatcatcctcttcatcgTCGGAATCGGAGTCAGACTCCGAGTCCTCCGATGAGGATGGCACCGCTTACTACGATGACACCGACGATGAGGAGAAGGACGACAACAACCCGGAGTCGAATATCCAGCGTTTCACCAAGGTCCTCGACAGCTCGTACATGAAGAAGCGGCTGGAGCAGCAGGAGCGCGACTACAACTACCACGAGGACCTCTTTGACTTCCCAAAGGACCCTGAGCAGTGGCGCGAGGAGGACCTCAGAGAACTCTGGGCAGATGCCCCTCTCGGCGTGACAAAGCCCGGCTGGGACCCCTTCTGGGCTGACGAGGAGGACTGGGAGGTCGTCAGGGAGGAGATCAAGGAAGGGCGTGATCCTCCCATCGCTCCATTCTATCTTCCCTACCGCAAGTACTACCCAGCCATCCCCGACAATCACCACGACATCTCCAACCCCAAGTCGGTCATCGAAGAGCTTGATCGCATCGAGGAGTTTCTCCGGTGGGTCAGCTACATTTTTCCCCGATGGCAGCACGTGAGTACATCCCTCgcccttttctttttcctgGTCGCTATTCGAAAACAGCATGGCTCATTCTGGCCTAGCACAGGACTGTTATGATTTGAGGAATTCTGTCATGCTGGTCTCAAAACAACTGATTATCATTCATCATTGCTCAACTGTGattcttcacatttttttttttaaatgtaaaccaAAAAGGGAAATGTAGAATGGATACCAGAATTCTTTAGAGAAATTTATGGGAGCCAGTGGATGTGTATGTGTAGTTATGTGGAAATCCTCGGCTTTGGTTTTACTGAGTAGATCAAGTATGATTTAAAGAGTTCACTATTGAGTGGATGGTTTGCAGAGGCTTGAATATTGGCAATGCTGTTGTAGATTAATTATTAACTTATTAGGATATATTTCACTGCATTGTTTTGGTGTGAAATGCAAGATACAGGCTGGCTGTGAGTGGATGCTACAATTCATGCTATATTTGCTCAGAAGCTTGTTTATGTTTAAGGTTTTTCTAGGCTCTTTTTTTTCCCTGCTGTATTGGTGGGCAACTGAtgctatttttcattatttcttgCACAAGGTATGAAGGAACTATCTGGGATGATTTGGCTCATGGAAAAGGTGTTCTTGTTGCTGAACAGGGACTTGTCAGGTTAGTTCCTCTCTTTTCCTTGTTGCCCCGCTTTTGTGTTGTCTAGATTTATGCTTTTATATATGAACAGGTAATATTGATCCGTCTCCATTTTACATTTTTCCAATAACATAGACAAGATATCCCAACTGTCCTATCATTCTTCTAAATTGTGGTAGTAGTTCTACTGCACTTTAAAATCTCCTAACATTCTTTGTGTTAACAcatattaaaagaataaaaatagaagatggACTAGCCATTGTGTTTGTATTTCTAATGAAGTATGAAAATTAGTTGAATCTGTTGATGTGCTGCTGGCCATTCTTTTTTGTTCCTGCAATTGAATCTTAGAATGAGTTGCATCCAACATATTTGCTATCTATTCTCCTTGGGTATAGGTATGAAGGGGAATGGCTTCAAAACCAAATGGAAGGTCATGGGGTTGTCGAAGTTGACATTCCTGAAGCACAGCCTATTCCAGGTTCAAAGTATGTCTATCAACGTTTTCTTAACTACCAACTCAATGTTGATATGAAAAAGCTTTCACATCTGCTAGTGTTTTTTCTGAACTTCTCTACCTCACTTACCAGGCTGGAAGCTAAGATGCGAGCTGAAGGAAGGATAATAACTAGGGATTTCATGAGCCCTGGAGATAGGAAATGGCTGGAGAAGGACATTGAGGACACAGTACGCCTAGTTGGTCATGTTACAGAAATACCTTATTATGAAAGCGATGAATGGATCAAGCAGTTTGGAAGTAAACCGTAAGTTCTCATAATGTTGCTAAAATTTTTATGAGTTGCTTATCAGGTATTTcttattctatattttcatgAAACTCTTAGTCTAACGACAGCTATGCGATGTCTATTTTGCCTTGATAATCTACCATATTGTCTTGGCTTGGTAGATAATTATGCAATGCACATCAACTGGTATATTTTcagtttattattattggatAATCATCTAATTCATTCGGACTATTGAGCCATTTTATCTGTGGATTGGCTTGATCATTTTGCATTGACTTAACCTTTATTTTGGCTTGCTAATTCTTCTAATCGGCACTTGATTGGTGTTTCTGTCTGCTTACTGAGATTGATGTATTACATTTTTCCTTCAAATACAACATCAGGAGCTTTCAAGTTTGCAGTGACTCATCATTCTTGTCTGTGGTAGGGAAAAAGGTCGATATAGATATGCTGGACAGTGGAAGCATGGGCGAATGCATGGTTGTGGTGTATATGAAGTCAATGAGcgtattatatatgtatgtacatgCTATTATCCAGTTAGTTTGTCCACCATGGAATGAGTAagcttgtaaaattttaatgtcTCTTAACATAAATTCTGCAGATGTCTCATTCTATCGCATGGTTAATATTTAACTATTCAGACCTtcttttgttgtcttgagtttgACGAGGGGCTTTGAATAATATCACTAGATTTCCGATTCTAGTTCATAACAAATGCAGTTGACAATTCCCATCCATCATATAGGGAAGATTCTACTTGGGAACCATGTGCAAGATTCCACGGCTGTGATGAAAAATGTGTCAGCGGTATCTAGTCAAAAATTTGCACACTGATAGATTTGTATGccctttttgtttaatttctgtCACTAATGTATCCACTATTTTTCAGCTGCATGCAGGAATTGCTGAAGTAGCAGCTGCAAAGGCACGGATGTTCGTTAACAAACCTGATGGAAGTAATTTACTATGCGATCTctcatttattactttttttaatttcttgagGTACCATTGCAAGTTTAAGTCAGTTTGCTCTTTTACTTGACAAACAGTGAATCTGAACTGTTCCTTGAAATAAAGACCCCATATTAGTGTTATAATAAAAAGTATTCTACTTATGTGTGTGATTCCTATTTATGCCTAAAGAGCCACTATATCCTTCGGTAGGTATtctaattgtttctttttatttgggAACTAACCTACTTGTTTCTTCTACTTGTTTCCTTTTGATAGTGATAAGGGAGGAGCGAGGTCCATATGGAGACCCGCAACATCCTTACTTTTATGACGAAGAGGATGTGTGGATGGCTCCTGGATTTATTAACCAATTTTATGAGGTAAGCTGATCTTTTTTATGCTAATTCAGTAATGGTAGTAGTCCTTTTCTTCTGTTCACTAATAAAATGTGATTTGTTTGGTTCAGGTTCCTGATTACTGGAAAGTTTATGTGCAAGAGGTTGATCAAGAAAGAGAGATGTGGTTGAACTCTTTCTATAAAGCACCACTTCGGCTGCCTATGCCTGCAGAGCTTGAGTATTGGTGGTCCAGAGGTGCACTTTCTAGCTTTATTTAATGCTTGCCTACTTAAAAGTTGTGGTGATTTTACCATTTCCTAATCGTATGCTAGGTTTTCATTGTTGACCTGCTATAATTCTCTATTTTGTCTGTCTGTTTTGTTTACCCTATTGAAAGTTGTTTATGGTTTGCTGTGAGTATTTCTAGAAACTATGAGCAGCCAATTTTGCATATGTACCATTCATGAGTGGGATGCAACCTAATGATATATGGTTTAAATTTGTGCACAATCATTTTGGGCTAAGCATGCATGAATGCCTGTTTTCTCTGAAGAACAATTAATCTGGTGTTCCTGAAAAAGCCATCTAAGACACTTTATTGAGCATTTTACCTCATTTTGAATTGCCCTACTCTGCAGCATCAAGCATGAGTTATGACTTGTGAGTAAACCTGATTTATTTGTCTGTAAGGCAAAGTCATAATTATGTATTTGAGGTTCTGTTCCGAAAATTTTCGTAGGCCTACAACCCAAAGCACAAAAATctgattaacaaaaaaattttgccTCCTATCAGATATCTGTTTGCTTGAGATGAGAGAAAACTCATATATTCAGTAGTTTGGTTCAGAAGTTGTTAGAACTTCGGAAAGTGATGTGTCTACCCGTGAACAAGGACCTTTGTCATAAAGCCCCCTAGGATCATCATAGAGAAGTGTGTAGATACATCAATGGAAACTGCTTTATTGTAAACTCGTCTGTTTTCCCTTGGTCTTTAATTTTATCCTAATCTCCAACGTTGATTAGAATTCATTTCATTTAGGCAGACCAGTTTGGGTTCATCAATTTCTCTGTATCTACAAGTCACACATGATCATCCTTATCAATCAGTTGGCACTATTGATGCAAGGCTAATCTCTCTGTAGATGATACACCTGAATTTGTGCTCATCAACAAGGAGCCTGAGCCTGACCCAAAGGATCCTTCAAAACTCATATACACTGAGGACCCTCTCATTCTTCATACTCGCACTGGGCGTCTGATAAATTATGTGGAGGATGAAGAGCATGGGGTGCGTTTGTTCTGGCAACCCCGTGTAGAAGATGGGGAGGATATGGATCCTGAAAAGATAGAATTTTTGCCTCTTGGCTTTGATGAGTTTTATGGGCGAGCCACACCAGGTACGGAGAAGGAAGTCAAACCATCAGGCGTTATAGCTGCTATTGACAATGCATTTAAGCCACTGCTCAATAGAATTCAGAAGTGGattgaggagaagaagaaaactagTGAGGCGAATCTAAAACTTTATGAGAAAGAACTTGAATTCATTGATGCTGAGTTGGACCTGGAGGAGGCAATGGAAGATATGGAAATCATTCTCAAAGAAAAgcagaaggaagaagaaaagcgAGCAGCAGTGGAAAATGATACTGATGAAATGCCTGCTTCAACTGGCCAGGATGAAGCCCGACCAGATGACGGGGAggatggagatgatgatgaagatgatgaaggtgCACCAACAAGTTTTGGCACAGTTGGCGAAGGAGCTGATGGCGACATTTTGGATGgctctgaagaaaaaaaatcaggaaggtctccattttcttcattgtccaTGTCATTGGCTTCTTGGAGCCTGGCATCAATGGTGAGTACTTTGATTTTCGTAATCTGTTACTGCTGTCTTGCCCTAATTTTGTGCGTTGGATCTGTTGAAAACATTTGGCGTTCTCTGGAAGGTTTTTCAAGTGTTTATGCATTTATTAAAATACTTCATGGCCAAATTGGCACTGACTCTTTCTAAATGTCAGACAGCCGTTCCTATAACTCCATTAGTTTCAAGTGTGGTTTTAAAATATGGGCATCAGCAGCTTTTACTTGATTTTGAGCTCATGAAATACTAGACTCACTtcagagggttttttttttttttaataatttaaggttcaatttattatttttttgtccccTCATTTCTGGTTCCTTGTAGGTACCTTACAAGATACAAGAGTCATTTCTTTCATGGAAGAATGGAAGACAACACCCAAGTGCTGAGTTCCCTCCCAAAATGGACTGCAGAAGATTCACAGAATATCAGCAGGGGCTGGATTCTGTGGCCTTCCACACTCGTTTTAACCAGCAGATAAATCTGAGGGCGGCCATTGATAAGCGGAGCCCTCGCAAGATGAACAACGGACATTGGCAGTTGAAATCCCTTGCTAGGATTCTGTCTGCAGGCCATAGTTACAATGCTGGAAAAATGAtccaaataaaagaagaaacaaaaattgaagCCTCTCTTAGTCACAGCATTTTATCCTTTCATGTCCCCATCACTGATAATCTCTAGTGTCTGGTGATAACTGTTTATTATTTTGCCTTTCATTGTTGGCAAAACTCTGAAAACAATGAGATCATGACCACTGCGGGATTTATTTTTGCTGCTTATGtgaaagaaatttaaaatctCAAGTCAGATTCCTTTTGGTGTCaccttttatttgaaataatgaTGTGGCCACGGCTCCTTGAAGTTATTAGCCTAGCAATCTTCCTTACAAAGTGAGATATCATTCAGCGGGAGCTGGATGATATCTCATTAATTTGGTGCGATCATATTTATGCTCTGTTTAAAGGAATCCGAATCAGGctttatttcttgctttttctATTTTGCTGACAAATAAATGCAAGAGGATGACATCGAAATGGCTCATCCATCCTCTTGCTTTGAACGGATGATGCATCCTTCGGGAGTCGTAGGATATATGAATTTCATCTGATTCACGTTCACAGTTAGTTTATGGAAGTGAAACATGTGAAGTACATGAAAACTTCTGGTCATCCTTGttcacaaaaataaacattgactTTGCTCTTTCCAATGGCATGGTTATCACAACTTTTACAGGCCCATCACAAAAGTATCAAATGACTTACATATGTGGCTCCGAGGAGTAGAGTTGAGTTGTCAAGAATGGACGGTTATTCTCGCAActaccctaaaaaaaaaataatcatgatAAATGTGAATTACGCACATGTTTCTCAAGCACTTTGTTTGGTTTTTCATTGACTGCCGTATAAACGAGAATAATGTTTGCATAGCTTAGAGATGGATGACAGATACCTGCGACtggtttgatatttatttacGAAAAGAAACGGGTAGGGCAGGTGACtttgtattcaaattttaatttggcTGATCACTGTATTAGCGAAGGGTTGGTAGTTAgttcttcaaaaaaaataaaataataataataataataataagaggaaaaaaataatttaaacaaaaacttaatGGTCAATAAATGACTTTATTGGTCCATTGAAAGAGAAACCCATCTAACAAATCTGCTCTGGGGCTCCCCTTGATTcgcataattaaaaaaaaaaagtacacaatTTATCactaaaagtaatacaattattatttgtttaataacaTAATAGTAAACAATTAAGAGGTAAAATACAATGAATTGAAAGGTGAGAGAGTAGGAAGAGCGTGGTAGGTGAGTGATTGACCGAACCAAACGCACCTTCGCGGAGGTTTTTCTTCCACCCTCCTCTCTCTGTCTCTGTGTCTCTCACCAAACCCCTCCCACTCTTATTCAACTctctataatattatatatcatataaatcGCTTATAATCAACCAACAACCACAGCTTGCCGTCTTCTCTCATCTCAAAGCCAGCACGGCAACGCCAAGTGTGGTGAAAAAGAGAGCGTGCGGTGCAGCTTATGATCGATTAGATTGaacccctcctcctcctccttctgctgctgctgctacacAACTTATAGTCTTCACCCATACTCAAAAGCATTCACAGGCAGGTTCTGGTCTTCCCacagaacaagaagaaacaagagGTGCGTACAAAGGGATACGATACGATACCATAGCATACCATACGGTGGTTCCACATGGCGCTTCCGAATCACACCCTGCTTGCCACCAAGCCCACCGCCCTCCTCATCCGCCGCCCCACCGCCATCCGCTCCATCCATCGGCCTGACATAGGCGGCCCGCTTTTCCCTGGCGCCCTCGGGGTCAGCCGCGCCGATTGGCTTAGCACCTGCGCAATCCTCTCCAGCAAGGCTGTCGCCTCTCAGCAATCAGACAACGCTGATAACTCTTCCGGATCTGCTGATGAGACCACCAACCATCTCACCGCTGTCAATGGCCACAAAACCCTCGATCTTGTCCCGATTGCCAACCTCCCGAAGCCGCTCACCATCACGGATCTTTCCCCAGCCCCGATGCACGGCAACCAGCTTCGCGTTGCCTACCAGGGAGTCCCCGGCGCGTACAGCGAGGCGGCTGCGGGGAAGGCATACCCCTAACTGCGAGGCCATTCCTTGCGACCAATTCGAGGTCGCTTTCCAAAGCCGTCGAGCTCTGGATCGCAGATCGGGCTGTGCTCCCCGTGGAGAATTCTCTGGGCGGGAGCATCCACCGCAATTACGACCTCCTCCTGCGCCACCGCCTTCACATCGTCGGCGAGGTTCAGCTGCCCGTCCACCACTGTCTTCTTGCCCTCCCAGGCGTTCGGAAGGAGTACCTAACCCGCGTCATCAGCCATCCTCAGGCCTTGGCTCAGTGCGAACTCACCCTCACCAGCCTCGGTCTCAACGTCGCCCGCGAGGCCTTCGATGACACAGCCGGCGCCGCTGAGTATGTGGCGACGAACGGGCTGCGGGATACGGCGGCAATCGCTTCGGCCCGTGCGGCGGAGCTGTATGGGATGCAGATCCTGGCGGACGGGATCCAGGATGACTCCGGGAACGTGACGCGGTTCGTGATGCTGGCTCGGGAGCCGATCATTCCGCGCACGGACCGACCGTTCAAGACGAGCATCGTATTTGCTCACGACCGTGAGGGCACCTCG is a window of Dioscorea cayenensis subsp. rotundata cultivar TDr96_F1 chromosome 5, TDr96_F1_v2_PseudoChromosome.rev07_lg8_w22 25.fasta, whole genome shotgun sequence DNA encoding:
- the LOC120261634 gene encoding uncharacterized protein At4g22758-like, which produces MSPSPQSKEDRTVRGSQWGHDEIKQQPPAQRSASFHGRTSGASPKPRLSRRPKTQPDLFSGARTTTKLSEDGGPRNPNYSNRGSWGQRVPAKVLLNVTCQGSLATLLVMSSTEWTVADLVAHVLHLYVKEARRPPLSTTDPSAFGLHYSQFSLDCLNPNEKLIELGSRHFFLCPKPAAPRSPSTITGTSASTSSSCSNESQATPKIGVPWLKFIESFF
- the LOC120261262 gene encoding LOW QUALITY PROTEIN: protein TIC 100-like (The sequence of the model RefSeq protein was modified relative to this genomic sequence to represent the inferred CDS: inserted 1 base in 1 codon; deleted 1 base in 1 codon), translating into MAADDANQPQPGEQQQPQQEEEEQQKGGEEVNEDAEEDELPSSSSSSSSESESDSESSDEDGTAYYDDTDDEEKDDNNPESNIQRFTKVLDSSYMKKRLEQQERDYNYHEDLFDFPKDPEQWREEDLRELWADAPLGVTKPGWDPFWADEEDWEVVREEIKEGRDPPIAPFYLPYRKYYPAIPDNHHDISNPKSVIEELDRIEEFLRWVSYIFPDGSTYEGTIWDDLAHGKGVLVAEQGLVRYEGEWLQNQMEGHGVVEVDIPEAQPIPGSKLEAKMRAEGRIITRDFMSPGDRKWLEKDIEDTVRLVGHVTEIPYYESDEWIKQFGSKPEKGRYRYAGQWKHGRMHGCGVYEVNERIIYGRFYXGNHVQDSTAVMKNVSALHAGIAEVAAAKARMFVNKPDGMIREERGPYGDPQHPYFYDEEDVWMAPGFINQFYEVPDYWKVYVQEVDQEREMWLNSFYKAPLRLPMPAELEYWWSRDDTPEFVLINKEPEPDPKDPSKLIYTEDPLILHTRTGRLINYVEDEEHGVRLFWQPRVEDGEDMDPEKIEFLPLGFDEFYGRATPGTEKEVKPSGVIAAIDNAFKPLLNRIQKWIEEKKKTSEANLKLYEKELEFIDAELDLEEAMEDMEIILKEKQKEEEKRAAVENDTDEMPASTGQDEARPDDGEDGDDDEDDEGAPTSFGTVGEGADGDILDGSEEKKSGRSPFSSLSMSLASWSLASMVPYKIQESFLSWKNGRQHPSAEFPPKMDCRRFTEYQQGLDSVAFHTRFNQQINLRAAIDKRSPRKMNNGHWQLKSLARILSAGHSYNAGKMIQIKEETKIEASLSHSILSFHVPITDNL
- the LOC120262437 gene encoding LOW QUALITY PROTEIN: arogenate dehydratase 1-like (The sequence of the model RefSeq protein was modified relative to this genomic sequence to represent the inferred CDS: deleted 2 bases in 2 codons) produces the protein MALPNHTLLATKPTALLIRRPTAIRSIHRPDIGGPLFPGALGVSRADWLSTCAILSSKAVASQQSDNADNSSGSADETTNHLTAVNGHKTLDLVPIANLPKPLTITDLSPAPMHGNQLRVAYQGVPGAYSEAAAGKAYPNCEAIPCDQFEVAFQAVELWIADRAVLPVENSLGGSIHRNYDLLLRHRLHIVGEVQLPVHHCLLALPGVRKEYLTRVISHPQALAQCELTLTSLGLNVAREAFDDTAGAAEYVATNGLRDTAAIASARAAELYGMQILADGIQDDSGNVTRFVMLAREPIIPRTDRPFKTSIVFAHDREGTSVLFKVLSAFAFRNISLTKIESRPHRHRPIRLVDDANVGTAKHFEYMFYVDFEASMAEVRAQNALAEIQEYTSFLRVLGSYPMDMTPWMASSSSSSSSSSSSSSSSSST